The proteins below are encoded in one region of Helianthus annuus cultivar XRQ/B chromosome 2, HanXRQr2.0-SUNRISE, whole genome shotgun sequence:
- the LOC110889597 gene encoding uncharacterized protein LOC110889597, with protein MDDRFKSGGRSPLTFQQIADRLLDVNGNSVQPKRGINIIDELTKVSRPVQVLNLESSTAEELAKDSGHTKDGYLRSSSSSTYMPPNSDHVAESDGLENLRPSGMSSNSGNNSKPMSYVESVLAAKPVKVNFRSLASTGTYEGCDVVLPRDSIRAVQEKLANTLYGYFLGDRVAYPVVDYFVKNQWKRFGLQKSMMNANGFFFFKFADEAGMLNVLKEGPWIIRSQPLFLHIWSPTSKLEKKEVKKLQVWVKIHDVPLAAYTEDGLSMIATAIGEPKMLDTYTSSMCIDNWGRSSYARALVEISAENGFKEEIVMAVPELEGEGFSKVVLSVEYEWSPLRCAHCKVFGHSDDSCPSQPRRAPKGPITGQNKQEGSNSRKQVKQPAVDKEGFTDVERKKAAWKSGFPVNKQKQKFEYRPIGSKPQGGATTSGPPPSVKTHNPFDVLSDTGKNVGKNGEAQHDQQDSEEEEALK; from the exons ATGGATGACCGGTTTAAGTCTGGTGGAAGGTCACCTTTGACGTTCCAACAGATTGCTGATCGTCTTCTGGATGTTAATGGTAACTCGGTGCAGCCAAAACGTGGGATTAACATTATTGATGAACTCACAAAGGTTTCTCGTCCCGTTCAAGTGCTTAATCTGGAGTCATCAACAGCTGAGGAATTGGCTAAGGATTCGGGGCACACCAAGGATGGATATTTACGGTCAAGCTCTAGCAGTACTTATATGCCTCCAAATTCTGATCATGTTGCTGAATCGGATGGGTTAGAGAACTTAAGACCGTCCGGGATGTCTAGTAATAGTGGTAACAACTCAAAACCGATGTCATATGTAGAATCGGTTTTAGCAGCCAAACCTGTTAAGGTTAATTTCAGATCTCTTGCTAGCACTGGTACGTATGAGGGTTGTGATGTGGTTCTACCTCGTGATTCGATTAGAGCAGTGCAAGAAAAATTAGCGAACACTCTGTACGGTTACTTCCTAGGTGACAGAGTTGCATATCCGGTTGTGGACTATTTTGTGAAGAACCAGTGGAAGAGGTTTGGATTACAGAAATCAATGATGAATGCTaatgggttctttttctttaagtttgctgatgaagcTGGTATGTTGAATGTTCTTAAAGAAGGCCCTTGGATTATCCGGTCACAGCCTTTGTTTTTGCATATTTGGTCTCCTACTTCTAAGTTAGAAAAGAAGGAGGTAAAGAAGTTGCAAGTGTGGGTTAAAATCCATGATGTTCCGCTTGCTGCGTATACGGAGGATGGATTGAGTATGATTGCTACGGCTATTGGTGAGCCTAAGATGTTGGACACGTATACTTCATCTATGTGCATAGATAATTGGGGGAGGAGTAGCTACGCGAGAGCGTTAGTAGAAATTTCAGCTGAAAATGGGTTTAAGGAGGAGATAGTTATGGCAGTTCCAGAGTTGGAGGGGGAAGGCTTTAGTAAAGTGGTTTTGTCGGTTGAATATGAATGGAGTCCTCTTAGGTGTGCTCATTGTAAGGTGTTTGGTCATTCTGATGATTCCTGCCCGAGTCAGCCTAGGAGGGCTCCTAAGGGGCCGATCACTGGTCAGAACAAACAAGAGGGAAGCAATTCCCGGAAGCAAGTGAAACAGCCGGCTGTAGACAAAGAGGGGTTTACGGATGTGGAGCGCAAAAAAGCGGCTTGGAAATCAGGGTTTCCTGTTAATAAGCAGAAGCAGAAATTCGAATATCGGCCGATTGGATCCAAGCCGCAGGGTGGGGCTACTACCTCAGGTCCGCCACCTAGTGTCAAAACGCACAATCCGTTTGATGTTCTATCGGATACGGGTAAGAATGTGGGTAAAAATGGTGAAGCTCAGCATGACCAGCAGGAttcggaggaggaggag gctctaaaatga
- the LOC110890415 gene encoding uncharacterized protein LOC110890415 codes for MNANGFFFFKFNTKEGMDKMLEDGPWLIRNVPIILKEWSASTKLEKEDIKAIPVWVKMHDVPLAAYTEDGLSLVASKLGVPKMLDSYTATMCAESWGRSSYARALIEVQAGTDLKRSVTVAVPSLDGNGYSKVEVKIDYDWEPLRCSSCCVFGHDDNSCPKSPQVNMGGDTEKQKNDDFQVVGAKKKKPNNQGLHMKNQKPKVVYRPVVNPKPKSSSKSPVQNQVLTSNPFEVLKDDNGNQGGSTGGRVEKKPSTDREDSDEEVVEEIYNETSKFMTSGIHHSSSSSKAGASTSSSKFSNG; via the coding sequence ATGAATGCGAATGGATTCTTCTTCTTTAAGTTCAACACTAAGGAAGGGATGGACAAGATGTTAGAGGATGGGCCATGGTTGATTAGGAATGTTCCGATTATTTTGAAGGAGTGGTCGGCCTCTACCAAACTTGAGAAAGAGGATATTAAAGCTATTCCAGTGTGGGttaagatgcatgatgtgccgttagCGGCATATACTGAGGATGGTCTTAGTTTGGTTGCTTCTAAGTTAGGGGTGCCTAAGATGTTGGATTCGTATACTGCCACGATGTGTGCTGAATCCTGGGGTAGAAGTAGTTATGCCAGAGCTCTAATTGAAGTGCAGGCGGGGACTGATCTAAAAAGAAGTGTTACTGTTGCAGTTCCATCTTTAGATGGTAATGGCTATTCTAAGGTGGAGGTCAAAATTGActatgattgggagcctttaaggTGTTCTTCTTGCTGTGTTTTTGGTCACGATGATAATTCGTGTCCTAAGAGCCCTCAGGTAAACATGGGCGGGGATACTGAGAAGCAGAAAAATGATGATTTTCAGGTCGTAGGAGCCAAAAAGAAAAAACCTAATAATCAAGGGCTTCATATGAAAAACCAGAAGCCAAAGGTTGTTTACAGGCCAGTTGTCAACCCTAAGCCCAAATCGTCCTCAAAGAGCCCGGTGCAGAATCAGGTTTTAACGTCTAACCCGTTTGAAGTTCTAAAGGATGATAATGGTAATCAGGGAGGTTCTACTGGGGGTCGAGTGGAGAAGAAACCGTCTACGGACAGGGAGGATTCGGATGAAGAAGTGGTGGAGGAAAtctacaatgaaactagtaaATTTATGACATCGGGCATTCATCATTCTTCTTcgtcttcgaaagcaggggcaagcacctcttcttccaAATTCTCGAATGGATAG